In Leptidea sinapis chromosome 41, ilLepSina1.1, whole genome shotgun sequence, the following are encoded in one genomic region:
- the LOC126976629 gene encoding protein embryonic gonad-like, with amino-acid sequence MNQQCKVCGEPAAGFHFGAFTCEGCKSFFGRTYNNLSSISECKNNGECVINKKNRTACKACRLRKCLLVGMSKSGSRYGRRSNWFKIHCLLQEQQQQHMQQLQTSKSPPSFNTSINPNFLPNNLLPAAALAEYYKNSEKTPYTEDVTRQSATPSDSGASSADPEDDNSSRSTSGLSIFRPTSSPCSDKDIRLQAVRYQNKDVRRKKLSLPLSSFGIPQPMATTPSYSPRTGSFLSSPVPQLRAIPPEIVWQNRNGGDLFLHSPAVAGVAVEQDQPIDLSIKSTAVLFRSPKKDEASDSEPELSIDLSSDSKDLMKNPLDLSIVSKRTEEVPMTG; translated from the coding sequence TCGTTCTTCGGGCGGACGTACAATAACCTGTCTTCAATTTCGGAGTGCAAGAATAACGGGGAGTGTGTCATCAATAAGAAGAATAGGACAGCTTGTAAAGCATGTCGGTTACGAAAGTGTTTACTTGTCGGCATGTCAAAGTCTGGCTCGCGGTACGGAAGAAGATCGAATTGGTTTAAGATCCATTGTCTTTTGCAAGAACAGCAACAACAACACATGCAACAGCTACAAACTAGCAAGTCACCTCCATCGTTTAACACTTCTATAAATCCTAATTTCTTACCAAACAATCTTTTACCTGCAGCTGCCCTAGCAGAATATTACAAGAATTCAGAAAAGACACCATATACGGAAGACGTAACGCGACAAAGCGCAACACCTTCTGATTCTGGAGCTTCATCTGCCGATCCAGAAGATGATAATAGCTCTAGAAGTACTAGTGGGCTAAGTATATTCAGACCAACATCATCTCCGTGTAGTGATAAAGATATTAGACTCCAAGCGGTTAGATACCAAAATAAGGATGTAAGACGAAAAAAGCTTTCTTTACCTCTCTCTTCTTTCGGCATACCACAACCAATGGCCACTACGCCTAGCTATTCACCAAGAACAGGGTCTTTTCTTTCATCTCCAGTACCCCAGTTACGAGCTATTCCACCGGAAATTGTTTGGCAAAATAGAAACGGTGGTGATTTATTTTTGCATTCACCAGCTGTTGCTGGCGTAGCTGTGGAACAAGATCAACCAATAGACCTTTCAATCAAATCAACTGCAGTTTTGTTCAGAAGCCCCAAAAAAGACGAAGCTAGTGATTCAGAGCCCGAACTCAGCATCGACTTAAGTTCTGATAGTAAAGACTTGATGAAAAATCCTTTAGACTTGAGTATTGTATCCAAACGGACTGAAGAAGTGCCCATGACGGGTTGA